A region from the Cryptosporangium arvum DSM 44712 genome encodes:
- the rsmI gene encoding 16S rRNA (cytidine(1402)-2'-O)-methyltransferase, whose protein sequence is MSSQGRVILAGVPLGNVGDATDRLRDALATADVIAAEDTRRARRLAADLGVEPVGQIVRYDDVTEERHTDGLRDRAVGGATVLLVTDGGMPSVSDPGYRLVVAAIAADVPVSVLPGPSAVTTALALSGLPSARFCFEGFPPREPGKRRSTYAALASEPRTLVFFESPRRIGKSLQDAAAAFGADRPAAVCRELTKTHEEVRRGTLGSLAEWAEGGLLGEITVVVGGAPPPSADDAPDAAELARRVALAEAGGVPRKEAMRAVAHAVGISRSVVYDAVQASKRDMH, encoded by the coding sequence GTGAGTAGTCAGGGAAGGGTGATCCTGGCCGGGGTACCGCTCGGCAACGTCGGGGACGCCACCGACCGGCTGCGTGACGCGTTGGCCACCGCTGACGTGATCGCGGCCGAGGACACCCGCCGGGCGCGGCGGCTCGCCGCCGACCTCGGCGTGGAGCCGGTGGGCCAGATCGTCCGCTACGACGACGTGACCGAGGAGCGCCACACCGACGGCCTCCGGGACCGGGCCGTCGGCGGGGCCACCGTCCTGCTGGTCACCGACGGTGGGATGCCCTCCGTCTCGGACCCGGGCTACCGCCTGGTCGTCGCGGCCATCGCCGCCGACGTTCCGGTGAGCGTGCTGCCGGGGCCGTCGGCGGTCACGACCGCGCTCGCGCTGTCCGGGCTGCCGAGCGCCCGGTTCTGCTTCGAGGGCTTCCCGCCGCGGGAGCCGGGGAAGCGGAGGAGCACCTACGCGGCGCTGGCGAGCGAGCCGCGCACGCTCGTGTTCTTCGAGTCGCCGCGGCGGATCGGCAAGTCGCTCCAGGACGCGGCGGCCGCGTTCGGCGCCGACCGTCCGGCCGCGGTGTGCCGGGAGCTGACGAAGACGCACGAGGAGGTCCGCCGCGGGACGCTGGGCTCGCTGGCGGAGTGGGCCGAGGGCGGGCTGCTGGGCGAGATCACGGTGGTCGTCGGGGGAGCGCCGCCGCCGAGTGCCGACGACGCACCGGACGCCGCCGAGCTGGCACGGCGGGTCGCGCTCGCCGAGGCGGGTGGGGTGCCGCGCAAAGAGGCGATGCGCGCGGTCGCCCACGCGGTCGGGATCTCACGCAGCGTCGTTTACGACGCCGTTCAAGCGTCGAAGCGTGATATGCACTAA
- a CDS encoding glycosyltransferase family 2 protein — protein MQETPIGELLVGAGHLTPEQLDWALTTQRRTGSRLGAILVATGLVRRQVLYRLLADRWDAPFVDVAGSSLDPTLLGRVTPEALAEEGWIPTRRGPDGAPVVATVERPTPAIKSRIEKALGEPVHLGVTTEGDLIQGLHRGYEEIIADQASLGLWRRDAAQSARTVLFPSQKVLGGALLALIAGAAVAAPTATVAALMAGLSLALLAGVAFKFAVCMVGARHERFETVSDDDVRALSDENLPMYTVLVPVYREANVVKDLLANLGDLDWPKERLEVLLLLEADDTETIEAARAADPPATFTFVVVPDDLPKTKPKACNVGLYLARGDFLVIYDAEDRPDPDQLKKALIAFRRGGDDLVCVQAALNYWNAEENWLTRMFTLEYSFWFDYMLPGLERLRLPIPLGGTSNHFRVDALRELGGWDPFNVTEDADLGIRAAALGKTVGVVNSTTYEEANRAEGNWIRQRSRWIKGYLQTLLVHARRPRALVRHAGLRQVSAFLLLIGGTPATFLATPPLYLLFLASMVLSPTTLAGLFPGWVLWISLVNLLLGNGLMIYVSMMGAFKRGRYALVLWALVNPVYWLLHSIASYKAVWQLITKPHYWEKTLHGLSTVAPGGAGAGVTGLEKQPVAG, from the coding sequence GTGCAGGAAACGCCGATAGGGGAACTGCTCGTCGGTGCCGGCCATCTCACTCCTGAGCAGCTCGACTGGGCGCTGACCACCCAGCGCCGTACCGGCTCCCGGCTGGGCGCGATCCTGGTCGCCACCGGGCTGGTGCGGCGCCAGGTTCTCTACCGCCTGCTGGCCGACCGCTGGGACGCGCCCTTCGTCGACGTGGCCGGCAGCTCCCTCGATCCGACGCTGCTCGGCCGCGTCACGCCGGAGGCCCTCGCCGAGGAGGGCTGGATCCCCACCCGCCGCGGCCCCGACGGGGCGCCGGTCGTCGCCACCGTCGAGCGGCCGACGCCGGCGATCAAGAGCCGCATCGAGAAGGCGCTCGGCGAGCCGGTCCACCTCGGCGTCACTACCGAGGGGGACCTGATCCAGGGCCTGCACCGGGGCTACGAGGAGATCATCGCCGACCAGGCGTCGCTCGGGCTCTGGCGCCGTGACGCCGCCCAGTCCGCGCGCACGGTGCTGTTCCCCAGTCAGAAGGTGCTCGGAGGCGCGTTGCTCGCCCTGATCGCCGGGGCCGCCGTCGCCGCGCCCACGGCGACCGTGGCGGCGCTGATGGCCGGCCTGTCCCTCGCGCTGCTGGCCGGCGTCGCGTTCAAGTTCGCCGTCTGCATGGTCGGCGCGCGCCACGAACGCTTCGAGACCGTCTCCGACGACGACGTCCGGGCGCTCTCCGACGAGAACCTCCCGATGTACACGGTGCTCGTGCCGGTGTATCGCGAAGCCAACGTCGTCAAGGACCTGCTGGCGAACCTCGGGGACCTGGACTGGCCCAAGGAGCGCCTCGAGGTACTGCTGCTCCTCGAAGCCGACGACACCGAGACGATCGAAGCGGCCCGCGCGGCCGATCCGCCGGCCACGTTCACCTTCGTCGTCGTGCCCGACGACCTCCCGAAGACCAAGCCCAAGGCCTGCAACGTCGGCCTCTACCTCGCCCGCGGCGACTTCCTGGTGATCTACGACGCCGAGGACCGACCCGACCCCGACCAGCTCAAGAAGGCGCTCATCGCGTTCCGGCGCGGCGGCGACGACCTGGTGTGCGTGCAGGCCGCCCTGAATTACTGGAACGCCGAGGAGAACTGGCTGACCAGGATGTTCACCCTCGAGTACTCGTTCTGGTTCGACTACATGCTCCCCGGCCTGGAACGCCTCCGGCTGCCGATCCCGCTCGGGGGAACGTCGAACCACTTCCGGGTCGACGCGCTGCGCGAGCTCGGCGGCTGGGACCCGTTCAACGTGACCGAGGACGCCGACCTGGGGATCCGCGCCGCCGCGCTCGGCAAGACCGTCGGCGTCGTCAACAGCACGACGTACGAGGAGGCCAACCGGGCCGAGGGCAACTGGATCCGGCAGCGTTCCCGCTGGATCAAGGGGTACCTGCAGACGCTGCTCGTCCACGCGCGACGCCCGCGGGCGCTCGTGCGCCACGCCGGCCTGCGTCAGGTGAGCGCGTTCCTGCTGTTGATCGGCGGGACGCCGGCGACCTTCCTCGCCACGCCGCCGCTCTACCTGCTGTTCCTGGCCTCGATGGTCCTGAGCCCGACCACGCTCGCCGGCCTGTTCCCCGGCTGGGTTCTCTGGATCAGCCTGGTCAACCTGCTGCTCGGCAACGGGCTGATGATCTACGTGTCGATGATGGGCGCGTTCAAGCGTGGCCGCTACGCGCTGGTGCTCTGGGCGCTCGTCAACCCCGTCTACTGGCTGCTCCACTCGATCGCCTCGTACAAGGCCGTCTGGCAGCTGATCACCAAGCCCCACTACTGGGAGAAGACGCTCCATGGCCTCAGCACTGTCGCTCCCGGAGGTGCGGGCGCCGGCGTCACCGGGCTGGAGAAGCAACCGGTGGCCGGCTGA
- the metG gene encoding methionine--tRNA ligase, which yields MTRHILTAVAWPYANGPRHIGHVSGFGVPSDVFSRYQRMAGNKVLMVSGTDEHGTPILVQAEQEGVTARQLADRYNRVIVDDLQGLGLSYDLFTRTTTRNHYAVAQELFKTLHRNGYMIEKTTKGAISPSTGRTLPDRFIEGTCPICGYPSARGDQCDNCGNQLDPTDLIDPRSKINGETPQFVETEHFFLDLPALAEALGSWLQTRTDWRPNVLKFSLNLLDDLKPRAMTRDIDWGVPVPLPGWEDNPNKRLYVWFDAVIGYLSASVEWARRSGEPDAWKSWWCNPEASSFYFMGKDNITFHSQIWPAELLGYNGLGARGGSPGEYGTLELPTEVVSSEFLTMEGKKFSSSRRVVIYVNDFLSRYDADSLRYFIAAAGPENQDTDFTWTEFRRRNNDELVAGWGNLVNRSISLAAKNVGAVPTPGTLTEADAALLDTSKAAFASVGALLERSRFKAAIGEAMRVVGEANKYLSDQAPWSLKDPSTHERRDTVLHTALQVVDDCKALLTPFLPHSAQKVHELLGESGVWSGSPEIREVSEDGGPDYPVIQGDYAAAAARWASRPIEVGRPLAPPKPVFKKLDESIVDDELARLGGE from the coding sequence ATGACCCGTCACATCCTCACTGCGGTCGCGTGGCCCTACGCCAATGGCCCGCGGCACATCGGCCACGTCTCCGGATTCGGCGTCCCGTCCGACGTCTTCAGCCGGTACCAGCGCATGGCGGGCAACAAGGTCCTGATGGTCTCGGGCACCGACGAGCACGGGACGCCGATCCTGGTGCAGGCCGAGCAGGAGGGCGTCACCGCCCGCCAGCTCGCCGACCGCTACAACCGGGTGATCGTCGACGACCTGCAAGGCCTGGGTCTGAGCTACGACCTCTTCACGCGTACGACCACGCGCAACCACTACGCGGTGGCGCAGGAGCTGTTCAAGACCCTGCACCGCAACGGGTACATGATCGAGAAGACCACGAAGGGGGCGATCAGCCCGTCGACCGGGCGCACGCTGCCCGACCGGTTCATCGAGGGCACCTGTCCGATCTGCGGGTACCCGAGCGCGCGCGGCGACCAGTGCGACAACTGCGGCAACCAGCTCGACCCGACCGACCTGATCGACCCGCGGTCGAAGATCAACGGCGAGACGCCGCAGTTCGTCGAGACCGAGCACTTCTTCCTCGACCTGCCTGCGCTGGCCGAGGCGCTCGGGTCCTGGCTGCAGACGCGTACCGACTGGCGGCCGAACGTCCTCAAGTTCTCACTGAACCTGCTGGACGATCTCAAGCCGCGGGCGATGACCCGCGACATCGACTGGGGCGTCCCGGTGCCGCTTCCCGGCTGGGAAGACAACCCCAACAAGCGGCTCTACGTCTGGTTCGACGCGGTCATCGGGTACCTGTCGGCGTCGGTCGAGTGGGCCCGCCGATCGGGCGAGCCCGACGCGTGGAAGTCCTGGTGGTGCAACCCCGAGGCGTCCTCGTTCTACTTCATGGGCAAAGACAACATCACCTTCCACTCGCAGATCTGGCCGGCCGAGCTGCTCGGTTACAACGGGCTCGGCGCGCGCGGCGGATCGCCGGGGGAGTACGGCACGTTGGAGCTGCCGACCGAGGTCGTCTCCAGCGAGTTCCTCACGATGGAGGGCAAGAAGTTCTCGTCGTCGCGCCGGGTCGTGATCTACGTGAACGACTTCCTGTCCCGCTACGACGCCGATTCGCTGCGGTACTTCATCGCGGCCGCCGGCCCGGAGAACCAGGACACCGACTTCACCTGGACGGAGTTCCGGCGGCGCAACAACGACGAGCTGGTCGCGGGCTGGGGCAACCTGGTCAACCGGTCGATCTCACTGGCGGCCAAGAACGTCGGTGCGGTGCCGACGCCCGGCACGCTCACCGAGGCCGACGCGGCCCTGCTCGACACGTCGAAAGCGGCGTTCGCGTCGGTCGGGGCGCTGCTCGAGCGGTCGCGGTTCAAGGCGGCGATCGGCGAGGCGATGCGTGTCGTCGGCGAGGCGAACAAGTATCTGTCCGATCAGGCACCGTGGTCGCTGAAGGACCCCTCGACGCACGAGCGCCGGGACACGGTGCTGCACACCGCGCTGCAGGTCGTCGACGACTGCAAGGCCCTGCTGACGCCGTTCCTGCCGCACTCGGCGCAGAAGGTGCACGAGCTGCTCGGGGAGAGCGGCGTGTGGTCGGGTTCGCCGGAGATCCGCGAGGTGTCCGAGGACGGCGGGCCGGACTACCCCGTCATCCAGGGCGACTACGCGGCGGCGGCGGCGCGGTGGGCGTCGCGGCCGATCGAGGTCGGGCGGCCGCTGGCCCCGCCGAAGCCGGTGTTCAAGAAGCTCGACGAGTCGATCGTGGACGACGAACTGGCGCGGCTGGGGGGCGAGTGA
- a CDS encoding TatD family hydrolase encodes MSPRSGEAPPSPAPLGVPVLDSHTHLDIQGGDPAAALERAAAVGVTRVVQVGCDVPSSVWAADLAAAHPSVAATVALHPNDAPAPVGAASLDAALDEIAALAARPEVRGIGETGLDYYRTGPEGVAAQEKSFRAHIQLAKQHDKALVIHDRDAHADVFRVLESEGAPSRVVFHCYSGDAEMARRCADAGYVMSFAGNITFKNAQSLRDAAAVAPKDLLLVETDGPFLTPMPYRGRPNAPYLIPLIVRALAEVRGEDVDELAAAIWSTGERIFGPAA; translated from the coding sequence GTGAGTCCTCGCTCCGGGGAAGCTCCGCCGTCTCCGGCGCCCCTCGGCGTGCCCGTGCTGGACAGCCACACCCACCTGGACATCCAGGGAGGTGACCCCGCCGCGGCCCTGGAACGGGCCGCGGCGGTGGGTGTCACCCGGGTCGTGCAGGTGGGGTGCGACGTGCCGTCGTCGGTGTGGGCGGCCGACCTGGCCGCCGCGCATCCGTCGGTGGCGGCCACCGTGGCGCTGCACCCGAACGACGCGCCCGCCCCGGTGGGGGCCGCGAGCCTCGACGCCGCGCTCGACGAGATCGCCGCGCTGGCGGCCCGGCCCGAGGTGCGCGGCATCGGGGAGACCGGTCTGGACTACTACCGCACCGGCCCGGAGGGCGTCGCGGCACAGGAGAAGTCGTTCCGGGCGCACATCCAGCTGGCCAAGCAGCACGACAAGGCGCTGGTGATCCACGACCGGGACGCCCACGCCGACGTCTTCCGGGTGCTGGAGTCCGAGGGCGCGCCGTCGCGGGTGGTGTTCCACTGCTACTCGGGGGACGCCGAGATGGCGCGGCGGTGCGCGGACGCCGGCTACGTGATGAGCTTCGCGGGCAACATCACGTTCAAGAACGCGCAGAGTCTGCGTGACGCCGCCGCGGTGGCGCCGAAGGACCTGCTGCTGGTGGAGACCGACGGGCCGTTCCTGACGCCGATGCCGTACCGGGGGCGGCCCAACGCGCCGTACCTGATCCCGCTGATCGTGCGCGCGCTCGCCGAGGTACGCGGCGAGGACGTGGACGAGCTCGCCGCCGCCATCTGGTCCACCGGAGAACGGATCTTCGGCCCCGCGGCCTGA
- a CDS encoding TetR/AcrR family transcriptional regulator: MSERPGGRTARVRAAVLRAAEDALIEKGFAGLDLADVARRAVVGKTTVYRRWKTVPALVADLLVDMAAQSRPRADTGSLEADLRENARLVQRTLTDPRQGPLFRAFLAAALTDPETAAALHGFYATRIAEWAPCVSAAVRRGELPADTSASEVVRAVSAPLYYRLLVGDPLEPHHADTAVTAAIAAARAGTYVSAGRP, translated from the coding sequence ATGAGCGAGAGGCCGGGTGGGCGCACGGCTCGGGTCCGCGCCGCGGTGTTGCGGGCGGCCGAGGACGCGCTCATCGAGAAAGGGTTCGCCGGGCTCGACCTGGCCGACGTCGCCCGGCGCGCCGTCGTCGGGAAGACCACCGTCTACCGGCGGTGGAAGACAGTTCCGGCGCTCGTCGCCGACCTGCTGGTGGACATGGCCGCGCAGTCGCGGCCGCGCGCGGACACCGGGTCGCTCGAGGCGGACCTGCGTGAGAACGCGCGGCTGGTGCAGCGCACGCTCACCGACCCGCGCCAGGGTCCGCTGTTCCGGGCGTTCCTCGCGGCGGCCCTCACCGACCCGGAGACCGCCGCCGCGCTGCACGGGTTCTACGCGACCCGGATCGCCGAATGGGCCCCGTGCGTGAGCGCCGCCGTCAGGCGCGGCGAGCTCCCCGCGGACACCAGCGCGTCCGAGGTCGTCCGTGCCGTGAGCGCCCCGCTCTACTACCGCCTGCTCGTCGGCGATCCGCTCGAACCCCACCACGCCGACACCGCCGTGACCGCGGCCATCGCCGCCGCCCGCGCCGGCACCTACGTCAGCGCGGGCCGACCGTGA
- a CDS encoding aldo/keto reductase — MEYRRLGASGLEVPALSFGAGTFGGRGPLFGAWGRTGVPEARRLVDLCLEAGVTMFDTADVYSDGASEEVLGAAIKGRRDAVLLSTKTGLPTGEGPNRAGTSRRRLIESCEGALRRLGTDVIDVFQLHAFDAGTPIEEVLATLDELVRAGKVRYVGVSNFAGWQLMKSLAVADRYGWPRYVVHQVYYSLVGRDYEWELMPLAADQGVGATVWSPLGWGRLTGRIRRGAPVPPGSRLHDTASFGPPVADEDVYRIVDVLDEIAAETGRTVPQIALNWLLARPTVASVTVGARNEEQLRENLGAVGWSLTAEQVRRLDAASARTAPYPYFPYERQAGFARVNPSLLAGSRA, encoded by the coding sequence ATGGAGTATCGACGACTCGGAGCGTCCGGGCTCGAGGTGCCCGCGCTGAGCTTCGGCGCCGGAACGTTCGGCGGCCGGGGGCCGCTGTTCGGCGCGTGGGGCCGTACCGGAGTGCCGGAGGCGCGGCGGCTCGTCGACCTCTGTCTGGAGGCCGGCGTCACGATGTTCGATACCGCCGACGTCTACTCGGACGGCGCCTCGGAGGAGGTGCTCGGCGCCGCGATCAAGGGCCGGCGCGACGCGGTGCTCCTCTCGACCAAGACCGGGCTCCCGACCGGCGAGGGGCCGAACCGGGCCGGTACCTCGCGCCGGCGCCTGATCGAGTCCTGCGAAGGCGCGTTGCGACGGCTCGGCACCGACGTCATCGACGTGTTCCAGCTCCACGCGTTCGACGCCGGGACGCCGATCGAGGAGGTGCTCGCGACACTCGACGAACTGGTGCGTGCGGGCAAGGTCCGCTACGTCGGAGTGTCCAACTTCGCCGGCTGGCAGCTGATGAAGTCGCTCGCGGTCGCCGACCGGTACGGCTGGCCGCGGTACGTCGTCCACCAGGTGTACTACTCGCTGGTGGGGCGCGATTACGAGTGGGAGCTGATGCCGCTCGCCGCCGATCAGGGCGTCGGCGCGACGGTGTGGAGCCCGCTCGGCTGGGGCCGGCTGACCGGCCGGATCCGCCGTGGCGCTCCGGTGCCGCCCGGCAGCCGGTTGCACGACACCGCGTCGTTCGGGCCGCCGGTCGCGGACGAGGACGTGTACCGGATCGTCGACGTGCTGGACGAGATCGCCGCCGAGACCGGCCGGACCGTGCCGCAGATCGCCCTCAACTGGCTGCTGGCTCGGCCGACCGTGGCGTCGGTGACTGTGGGTGCGCGCAACGAGGAGCAGCTGCGTGAAAACCTCGGTGCGGTCGGGTGGTCGCTGACCGCCGAACAGGTCCGGCGGCTCGACGCGGCGAGCGCCAGGACCGCTCCGTACCCGTACTTCCCCTACGAACGCCAGGCCGGTTTCGCTCGCGTCAATCCGTCCCTATTGGCCGGTTCGCGCGCATGA
- a CDS encoding resuscitation-promoting factor, with amino-acid sequence MTLRVDGEQRTVHTHADDVRGVLASAGVKVGDRDEVIPAVDAEVRKGDTIEVDRARKLRVTVDGTTKEVWVTAPTVDEALDELSMGRRDVKLSASRHTRLPLDGARLNVDTQKQVSVKADGRTTTATTYAATVRDLLAERGVTLDVDDRVTPTAVTRLVAEQHVTVQRIATKTATETVTIKAPVRTRKDSSLTVGTSRVVTPGRPGQAKQVVRYVYTDGKVTSKQLLSKTVVTAATTKVVAKGTKKVTSAYVPGGTGLNWAALAKCESGGRPGAVSPNGTYHGLYQFSVGTWQRMGGSGLPSQASASEQTMRAQMLYKAAGAGQWPVCGSRLFS; translated from the coding sequence GTGACCCTCCGTGTTGACGGAGAACAGCGGACGGTGCACACCCACGCGGACGACGTCCGCGGCGTGCTCGCCTCCGCCGGCGTGAAGGTCGGTGACCGTGACGAGGTCATCCCGGCCGTCGATGCCGAAGTCCGCAAGGGCGACACGATCGAGGTCGACCGGGCGCGGAAGCTCCGCGTCACCGTCGACGGCACGACCAAGGAGGTGTGGGTCACCGCACCGACCGTCGACGAGGCTCTCGACGAACTGAGTATGGGGCGACGGGACGTCAAGCTGTCCGCGTCGCGCCACACGCGCCTTCCCCTCGACGGCGCGCGGCTCAACGTCGACACCCAGAAGCAGGTGTCGGTGAAGGCGGACGGTCGGACGACGACCGCGACCACCTACGCGGCGACCGTGCGCGACCTGCTCGCGGAGCGGGGCGTGACGCTCGACGTCGACGACCGGGTGACGCCGACGGCGGTCACCCGGCTGGTCGCCGAGCAGCACGTGACCGTGCAGCGGATCGCGACGAAGACCGCCACCGAGACGGTGACGATCAAGGCGCCGGTGCGGACGCGGAAGGACTCGAGCCTGACGGTCGGCACCTCCCGGGTGGTCACGCCGGGGCGGCCCGGGCAGGCCAAGCAGGTCGTCCGGTACGTCTACACCGACGGCAAGGTCACCTCCAAGCAGTTGCTGTCCAAGACCGTGGTGACCGCGGCCACGACGAAGGTCGTGGCCAAGGGCACGAAGAAGGTCACGTCCGCGTACGTGCCCGGCGGTACCGGGTTGAACTGGGCCGCGCTGGCGAAGTGCGAGTCGGGTGGACGACCGGGAGCGGTGTCGCCGAACGGCACCTACCACGGGCTGTACCAGTTCAGCGTGGGTACGTGGCAGCGGATGGGTGGATCGGGGCTGCCGTCGCAGGCGTCGGCCTCGGAGCAGACGATGCGCGCCCAGATGCTCTACAAGGCCGCCGGTGCCGGGCAGTGGCCGGTCTGCGGGTCGCGGCTCTTCTCCTAG
- the rsmA gene encoding 16S rRNA (adenine(1518)-N(6)/adenine(1519)-N(6))-dimethyltransferase RsmA, with translation MSSDDGLLGPAEIRTLAARLGVRPTKTLGQNFLHDPNTIRRIVRTAEVGPDDVVLEVGPGLGSLTLGLLGAAGSVVAVEIDPVLASALPSTVASRMPSLADRLSVVEADAMSVDLSGLRPTALVANLPYNVAVPVVLHLLETVPSLRSALVMVQAEVADRLAAPPGSRTYGVPSAKAAWYCAVSKAGSVPRAVFWPVPNVDSGLVRLVRRDPPDGSRKDTFAVIDAAFAQRRKTLRAALAGWAGGAPRAEEALRAAGVDPTARGETIDVGGFARIASARHVSHK, from the coding sequence GTGTCTAGTGACGACGGGCTGCTCGGCCCGGCCGAGATCCGTACGCTCGCCGCGCGCCTGGGGGTTCGTCCCACCAAGACGCTGGGGCAGAACTTCCTGCACGACCCGAACACGATTCGACGCATCGTCCGGACCGCGGAAGTCGGTCCGGACGATGTCGTGTTGGAGGTGGGGCCCGGGCTCGGTTCGCTGACGCTCGGGTTGCTCGGGGCCGCCGGGTCGGTGGTGGCGGTCGAGATCGATCCGGTGCTGGCGTCGGCGCTGCCGTCGACGGTGGCGTCGCGGATGCCTTCGCTGGCCGACCGGCTTTCCGTCGTCGAGGCCGACGCGATGTCCGTCGACCTCTCGGGTCTGCGTCCGACCGCGCTGGTGGCGAACCTGCCGTACAACGTGGCGGTGCCGGTCGTGCTGCACCTCCTGGAGACCGTGCCGTCGCTGCGTAGCGCGCTGGTGATGGTGCAGGCGGAGGTGGCGGACCGGCTCGCGGCGCCGCCCGGTTCCCGGACGTACGGGGTGCCGAGCGCCAAAGCCGCCTGGTACTGCGCGGTCTCCAAGGCGGGGTCGGTCCCACGAGCGGTGTTCTGGCCGGTTCCCAATGTGGATTCGGGTCTGGTGCGGCTGGTGCGTCGGGACCCGCCCGACGGTTCCCGGAAAGACACGTTCGCGGTGATCGACGCGGCGTTCGCCCAGCGGCGCAAGACGCTGCGTGCCGCGCTGGCCGGCTGGGCCGGAGGCGCCCCCCGGGCCGAGGAGGCCCTGCGAGCGGCGGGGGTGGATCCGACCGCCCGCGGCGAGACGATCGACGTCGGCGGGTTCGCCCGGATCGCGAGCGCTCGTCACGTCTCTCACAAATAG